In Nitratireductor sp. GISD-1A_MAKvit, a genomic segment contains:
- a CDS encoding efflux RND transporter permease subunit — translation MSFSDIFIRRPVLSTVLGLLILLLGFQGLFNLQVRQYPEVEETVITVTTIYPGASADLIQGFITAPIARAVATTENVDYVTSQSRPSASSVSVQMRLGSDPDVALTEVMSKVQQVRSQLPSDAKDPTIVKGTGMQFATMYLAMQNPNMSSEQLTEYIERVIRPRMSTIEGVAEVQIIGAANYSMRVWIDPVRLAARQLTAAEVLAGIKASNFLAAPGKTENEYVAYAISMESTLQTPEAFGALPLKAKGDDVVRLRDVADIELAAESTDMVVSFNGQPGTFIGVFPTPGANPLDMASAVTEELPEIQSSLPEGMSIEVLYDATESISASIDEVFKTIMEAVLIVIVIILLFLGSFRSVLMPIVTIPLSLIGVCFVLFMLGYSINLLSLLAMVLAIGLVVDDAIVVVENIHRHIEEGLSPRRAAFVGMKEITGPVVAMTITLAAVFAPLAFTGGLTGSLFREFAMTLAGAVVISGIVALTITPMMSARILKRGNHSRFQVIVDRTFDRLANFYERLVAGSLNYRAVTLMVVFVLLGLTGFMLMNTSSELAPEEDDGALFSLVTAPSYATTDYTTLYTTQIHELTKDLPELKASFSIVGFGGQTNSGIALWAFKDWADRDRSQKEIQQDIQARLSKVAGVQALVFAPPSLPGAGGGLPISLVIQSTSDSARVYEVAEKIKEEAQASGRFIVVQNSLAYNAQQVVVTIDRERAAALNLPISDVGTTLGLLVGGGSIAQFDRDSNSYDIIMQVPKEYRENPERLGDFFVRSATGEMVPLSAVITVSTDVSAAAIEQFNQLNSATISALPVPGVSTGDGVAVIEDIARNTIPDGFFIEYSGQSRLEVEQGNTILIAFTLAVVVIYLVLAAQFESFRDPLIIMMTVPLSIFGALLPLNLGLSTLNIYTQVGLITLIGLITKHGILMVEFANQQREEHGLSRLDAIIASAKVRLRPILMTTAAMALGVVPLIMASGAGAAARYSMGLVIFTGLIVGTTFTLFVVPMFYSFIAKKTLESEEDDHPGGQTQPAPAGE, via the coding sequence ATGAGCTTTTCCGACATCTTCATCCGCAGGCCGGTCCTTTCGACCGTTCTCGGACTGCTGATCCTGCTGCTCGGTTTCCAGGGTCTCTTCAATCTACAGGTTCGCCAGTATCCGGAAGTCGAGGAAACGGTGATCACCGTGACCACGATCTATCCCGGTGCGAGCGCCGATCTGATCCAGGGCTTCATCACGGCTCCCATTGCACGCGCGGTGGCAACGACGGAGAACGTCGATTATGTCACCTCGCAGAGCCGGCCTTCCGCCAGCTCGGTGAGTGTGCAGATGCGGCTGGGGTCGGATCCCGATGTGGCACTGACGGAGGTCATGTCCAAGGTGCAGCAGGTGCGCAGCCAGCTGCCATCGGACGCCAAGGACCCGACCATCGTGAAAGGCACGGGCATGCAGTTCGCCACCATGTATCTGGCGATGCAGAACCCCAACATGTCGAGCGAGCAGCTCACCGAATACATCGAACGCGTGATCCGGCCCCGCATGTCGACCATCGAGGGCGTGGCCGAGGTCCAGATCATCGGCGCGGCGAACTATTCCATGCGGGTGTGGATCGATCCGGTGCGGCTGGCGGCGCGCCAGCTCACGGCAGCTGAAGTTCTGGCCGGCATCAAGGCATCGAACTTCCTGGCAGCCCCCGGCAAGACGGAAAACGAATATGTCGCCTACGCCATCTCGATGGAATCCACGCTGCAGACTCCCGAGGCGTTCGGTGCCCTGCCCCTGAAGGCAAAGGGCGACGACGTGGTGCGGCTGCGCGATGTGGCCGATATCGAGCTTGCTGCCGAGAGCACCGACATGGTGGTCAGCTTCAACGGCCAGCCGGGCACATTCATCGGCGTGTTCCCCACGCCGGGAGCAAACCCGCTCGACATGGCGAGTGCCGTGACGGAGGAGCTGCCTGAAATCCAGTCGAGCCTGCCGGAAGGCATGAGCATCGAGGTTCTTTACGATGCGACAGAATCCATCAGCGCCTCCATCGACGAGGTCTTCAAGACCATCATGGAAGCGGTGCTGATCGTTATCGTCATCATTCTGCTGTTCCTCGGCTCGTTCCGCTCCGTCCTCATGCCCATCGTGACGATACCGCTGTCTCTGATCGGTGTCTGTTTCGTCCTCTTCATGCTGGGGTATTCCATCAACCTCCTGTCGCTTCTGGCCATGGTGCTGGCGATCGGTCTGGTGGTGGACGACGCCATCGTGGTGGTGGAAAACATCCACCGGCATATCGAGGAAGGGCTTTCGCCACGGCGCGCTGCCTTTGTCGGCATGAAGGAAATTACCGGCCCGGTGGTCGCCATGACGATCACGCTGGCCGCCGTGTTTGCGCCGCTCGCCTTTACCGGCGGTCTGACCGGCTCGCTGTTCCGCGAGTTTGCGATGACGCTCGCCGGTGCGGTGGTGATCTCCGGCATTGTCGCGTTGACGATCACGCCGATGATGTCGGCGCGCATTCTCAAGCGCGGCAATCACAGTCGGTTTCAGGTCATCGTCGACAGGACGTTCGACAGGCTGGCCAACTTTTACGAAAGGCTCGTTGCGGGTTCGCTCAACTATCGCGCCGTCACGCTCATGGTCGTCTTCGTGCTGCTCGGCCTGACCGGGTTCATGCTGATGAACACATCGAGCGAACTGGCACCGGAAGAGGATGATGGCGCACTGTTTTCTCTCGTGACCGCGCCCTCCTATGCGACCACCGACTACACGACGCTCTACACCACGCAGATCCATGAGCTGACAAAAGATCTGCCGGAACTCAAGGCCAGCTTCTCCATTGTGGGCTTTGGCGGGCAGACCAATTCGGGCATCGCGCTGTGGGCCTTCAAGGACTGGGCGGACCGTGACCGGTCGCAGAAGGAAATCCAGCAGGACATTCAGGCGCGCCTCTCCAAGGTGGCCGGTGTTCAGGCGCTGGTTTTCGCACCGCCTTCACTGCCCGGCGCGGGCGGCGGGCTGCCGATCTCGCTCGTGATCCAGTCAACCAGCGATTCCGCGCGGGTTTACGAGGTGGCCGAGAAGATCAAGGAAGAGGCGCAGGCTTCCGGCCGCTTCATCGTGGTGCAGAACTCGCTCGCCTATAATGCGCAGCAGGTGGTGGTGACCATCGACCGCGAGCGCGCTGCCGCACTCAACCTGCCGATTTCGGATGTTGGCACGACACTTGGCCTTCTCGTCGGTGGTGGCTCCATCGCGCAGTTCGACCGAGATTCGAACAGCTACGACATCATCATGCAGGTGCCAAAGGAATATCGTGAGAACCCCGAAAGGCTGGGCGATTTCTTCGTGCGCAGCGCGACGGGCGAAATGGTGCCGCTCTCGGCGGTCATCACGGTGTCGACGGATGTGTCGGCTGCGGCCATCGAGCAGTTCAACCAGTTGAACTCGGCCACGATCTCGGCCCTGCCGGTGCCCGGTGTCTCGACCGGCGACGGCGTTGCCGTGATCGAGGACATCGCCCGCAACACGATACCGGACGGCTTCTTCATCGAATATTCGGGCCAGTCGCGGCTTGAGGTGGAGCAGGGCAACACGATCCTGATCGCCTTCACTCTGGCCGTGGTGGTGATCTATCTGGTGCTTGCCGCACAGTTCGAGAGCTTCCGCGATCCGCTCATCATCATGATGACGGTGCCATTGTCGATCTTCGGTGCGCTGCTTCCGCTCAATCTGGGCCTGTCGACGCTGAACATCTACACCCAGGTGGGCCTGATCACGCTGATAGGCCTGATCACCAAGCACGGCATTCTGATGGTGGAGTTTGCCAACCAGCAGCGTGAGGAACATGGCCTCTCGCGCCTCGACGCCATCATCGCTTCGGCCAAGGTGCGCCTGCGGCCGATCCTCATGACCACGGCCGCCATGGCGCTCGGCGTCGTGCCGCTGATCATGGCATCGGGTGCGGGCGCCGCGGCACGCTACTCGATGGGTCTCGTCATCTTCACCGGCCTGATCGTCGGCACCACCTTCACGCTGTTCGTGGTACCGATGTTCTACTCTTTCATTGCGAAGAAAACGCTGGAGAGCGAGGAAGACGATCATCCCGGCGGGCAGACACAGCCTGCACCGGCAGGCGAGTAA
- a CDS encoding efflux RND transporter periplasmic adaptor subunit produces the protein MIKRLLIAIVLLAILAGGIVGFNMFRDQAIQQFFANMPVPTVTVSTVEAKEGKWTPAIEAIGTVNANQGVDLTVETTGIVTDIRFEANQQVSAGDTLLKLEDNIQQADLSASRTQAALDQQALDRARELRNRGVSSGVSLDNAEAAAQASAAQVEKAEAVLQQRQLRAPFSGTIGIPRVDKGQYLSPGTIVATLQDMETMRADFTVPEQQLGNLNIGQPVRLSLNDDSETFEGEITGIDPKVDPSSRLVSVRARIDNTSGRLTPGQFVQVQVILPEEDGVIALPQTAVVTSLYGDYVFVARKPDDAEDDEKLEARQVFVEVGRRSGHLVEIRSGVKPGDVVVTAGQNRLSNGTPVAVDNTINPGAAGLPSQNDQGDDKAKTEEAAAQ, from the coding sequence ATGATCAAGCGTCTTCTCATCGCCATTGTCCTGCTCGCAATTCTTGCGGGCGGCATAGTCGGCTTCAACATGTTCCGGGATCAGGCGATCCAGCAGTTCTTCGCCAACATGCCGGTTCCCACCGTCACGGTTTCGACCGTTGAAGCGAAAGAAGGCAAATGGACACCGGCCATCGAGGCGATCGGAACGGTGAACGCCAATCAGGGTGTTGACCTGACGGTCGAGACCACCGGCATCGTGACGGACATTCGTTTCGAGGCGAACCAGCAGGTCAGCGCCGGTGATACGCTCCTCAAGCTGGAGGATAACATCCAGCAGGCCGATCTGAGTGCGTCCCGCACCCAGGCAGCACTTGACCAGCAGGCACTGGATCGCGCCCGCGAACTGCGCAACCGCGGCGTCAGCTCAGGGGTGTCGCTCGACAATGCCGAGGCAGCCGCCCAGGCATCCGCGGCGCAGGTTGAGAAGGCGGAGGCCGTTTTGCAGCAGCGCCAGCTGAGGGCGCCTTTTTCCGGAACGATCGGCATTCCGCGCGTCGACAAGGGCCAGTATCTCTCGCCCGGGACCATTGTCGCCACGTTGCAGGACATGGAGACGATGCGCGCCGATTTCACCGTTCCCGAACAGCAGCTCGGCAATCTGAACATCGGCCAGCCGGTTCGGCTCTCGCTCAACGATGACAGCGAGACATTCGAAGGTGAAATCACCGGCATCGACCCCAAGGTCGATCCTTCAAGCCGACTTGTTTCAGTGCGTGCACGCATCGACAACACGTCTGGAAGGCTGACCCCTGGCCAGTTCGTGCAGGTCCAGGTGATCCTGCCGGAAGAAGATGGCGTTATCGCCCTGCCGCAGACCGCCGTCGTGACCAGCCTTTATGGTGACTATGTGTTTGTTGCCCGCAAACCGGACGACGCGGAGGACGACGAAAAACTGGAAGCGCGCCAGGTGTTTGTCGAGGTCGGGCGTCGCTCGGGCCATCTGGTCGAAATCCGCTCGGGCGTCAAACCCGGCGATGTGGTGGTGACTGCCGGTCAGAACCGCCTTTCCAACGGGACGCCGGTCGCAGTCGACAACACGATCAACCCCGGCGCTGCCGGTCTGCCTTCCCAAAACGATCAGGGCGACGATAAAGCCAAGACCGAAGAGGCCGCAGCCCAATGA
- a CDS encoding TetR/AcrR family transcriptional regulator → MVKPGSGAREKILDAAAEIVREAGAASMSLDAVAARAGVSKGGLLYHFSSKSKLFEALVESFVSEDYAKFQMRKQMHGVNANGVVRAYIDLFVEERKESRPPPSGLLAALAENPDFLKPVQKYQREVLDEMKAGASDPSLAVIALLVVHGVRAMELLSIDVVDEKEEADMLKRLQELLAAQAGAGYRA, encoded by the coding sequence ATGGTGAAACCGGGATCCGGTGCGCGGGAAAAAATTCTCGACGCAGCGGCTGAAATCGTTCGCGAGGCGGGCGCTGCCAGCATGTCGCTCGATGCGGTCGCGGCTCGTGCGGGCGTCTCCAAGGGCGGGCTGCTCTATCACTTTTCCAGCAAGTCGAAACTGTTCGAAGCCCTTGTCGAGTCTTTTGTCAGCGAAGACTACGCGAAGTTTCAGATGCGCAAACAGATGCATGGCGTGAACGCCAATGGCGTCGTGCGGGCCTATATCGACCTGTTCGTCGAGGAGCGCAAAGAGAGCCGCCCGCCGCCGTCCGGCCTCCTGGCGGCCCTTGCCGAGAATCCCGATTTTCTGAAGCCCGTGCAAAAATATCAGCGCGAGGTTCTGGATGAGATGAAGGCCGGCGCAAGCGACCCTTCGCTGGCCGTCATCGCCCTGCTAGTGGTACACGGTGTTCGGGCAATGGAACTCCTGTCCATCGATGTTGTCGATGAAAAGGAAGAGGCAGATATGCTCAAAAGGCTCCAGGAGCTTCTCGCCGCCCAGGCCGGCGCAGGCTACCGGGCATGA